Proteins from one Setaria italica strain Yugu1 chromosome V, Setaria_italica_v2.0, whole genome shotgun sequence genomic window:
- the LOC101759210 gene encoding AP2/ERF and B3 domain-containing protein Os01g0141000: MGMESMCPTAAEGSSSATSSSSRSTGASTATTESGAAQQQQQQPQAAAAAGGGEASPADEQAVTSAAAAVAQGSSRYKGVVPQPNGRWGAQIYERHARVWLGTFPNEEAAARAYDVAALRYRGREAATNFPGAGASAPELAFLAAHSKAEIVDMLRKHTYADELRQGLRRGRGMGARAQPTPAWARAPLFEKAVTPSDVGKLNRLVVPKQHAEKHFPLKRAPEATTGEGVLLNFEDGEGKVWRFRYSYWNSSQSYVLTKGWSRFVREKGLRAGDTIVFSHSTYGQEKQLFIDCRKTKTATTDAAPAPAAAPLEKPKEARVVVRLFGVDITGDGCQKRARPVEMAFEQGQEFLKKQCVAHHRSPALGAFLL, translated from the coding sequence ATGGGGATGGAGAGCATGTGCcccacggcggcggagggctcctcctccgccacctcctcctcctcgcgctccacCGGCGCGTCCACGGCCACCACGGAGTCCGgcgccgcgcagcagcagcagcagcagccccaggcggctgcggcggcgggcggcggggaggcctcgccggcggaCGAGCAGGCCgtgacgtcggcggcggcggcggtggcgcaggggTCCTCGCGGTACAAGGGCGTCGTGCCGCAGCCCAACGGGCGCTGGGGCGCGCAGATCTACGAGCGCCACGCGCGGgtgtggctcggcaccttccccaacgaggaggccgccgcgcgcgcctacgACGTCGCCGCGCTCCGCTACCGCGGCCGCGAGGCGGCCACCAACTTCCCGGGCGCCGGGGCGTCGGCGCCCGAGCTCGCCTTCCTCGCCGCGCACTCCAAGGCGGAGATCGTCGACATGCTCCGCAAGCACACCTACGCCGACGAGCTCCGCCAGGGCCTGCGCCGCGGCCGGGGCATGGGCGCCCGCGCCCAGCCCACGCCGGCCTGGGCGCGCGCGCCGCTCTTCGAGAAGGCCGTCACCCCCAGCGACGTCGGCAAGCTCAACCGCCTCGTCGTCCCCAAACAGCACGCCGAGAAGCACTTCCCGCTCAAGCGCGCGCCGGAAGCCACCACCGGCGAGGGCGTGCTCCTCAACTTCGAGGACGGCGAGGGAAAGGTGTGGCGGTTCCGGTACTCCTACTGGAACAGCAGCCAGAGCTACGTCCTCACCAAGGGCTGGAGCCGCTTCGTCCGGGAGAAGGGCCTCCGAGCCGGCGACACCATCGTCTTCTCGCACTCCACGTACGGCCAGGAGAAGCAGCTCTTCATCGACTGCAGGAAGACCAAGACGGCCACCAccgacgcggcgccggcgccggccgccgcgccgttgGAGAAGCCAAAGGAAGCCCGTGTAGTAGTCCGGTTGTTCGGCGTGGACATCACCGGAGACGGGTGCCAGAAGAGAGCACGGCCGGTGGAGATGGCGTTCGAGCAAGGCCAGGAGTTCTTGAAGAAGCAATGCGTGGCTCATCATCGCTCTCCTGCCCTAGGTGCCTTCTTGTTATAG